A stretch of Candidatus Sphingomonas phytovorans DNA encodes these proteins:
- a CDS encoding glycosyltransferase family 2 protein, giving the protein MSGPLLDLAIVIPTFNEAGNVPLLIAKLDAALKGRVWEAIFVDDNSPDGTAAVARQIARLDQRVRVIQRIGRRGLSSACIEGMCATAAPIVAVIDGDLQHDETILPTMLDRLLEDENLDLVIGSRFVQGGGTGDWDHDRVVKSAFATKLSRQVLKADLNDPMSGFFMIRTQIVRDATPHLSAIGFKILLDIMTANPRPLKFVELPYTFRLRTEGESKLDHVVAMEYLIAIYDRMFGRVVPVRFAMFAAIGALGAGVHFLVLGPLFKELAFGFLVSTIIATIVAMTFNFFLNNALTYRDGRLKGAKQLFEGWVSFCAVCGVGAIANVGVAAFLYDARSDTWAFSALAGIMVGAVWNYALSSRFTWGRY; this is encoded by the coding sequence ATGAGCGGACCGTTGCTCGATCTCGCGATCGTCATTCCGACCTTCAACGAGGCGGGCAATGTGCCGCTGCTGATCGCCAAGCTCGACGCGGCGCTCAAGGGCCGTGTGTGGGAGGCGATCTTCGTCGACGACAACAGTCCGGACGGGACCGCCGCCGTCGCGCGCCAGATCGCCCGGCTCGACCAGCGCGTCCGGGTGATCCAGCGCATCGGGCGGCGCGGACTGTCCTCTGCCTGCATAGAGGGCATGTGCGCCACCGCCGCGCCGATCGTCGCGGTGATCGACGGCGATCTCCAGCACGACGAGACGATCCTGCCGACAATGCTCGATCGCCTGCTGGAGGACGAGAATCTCGATCTCGTCATCGGCTCGCGCTTCGTCCAGGGCGGCGGCACTGGCGACTGGGATCATGACCGTGTCGTCAAGTCGGCCTTCGCGACCAAGCTGTCGCGCCAGGTGCTGAAGGCCGACCTGAACGATCCAATGAGTGGCTTCTTCATGATCCGCACTCAGATCGTGCGCGACGCCACGCCGCATCTGTCGGCGATCGGTTTCAAGATCCTGCTCGACATCATGACGGCCAATCCTCGCCCGCTGAAGTTCGTGGAACTGCCCTATACCTTCCGCCTGCGTACCGAAGGCGAGAGCAAGCTCGATCACGTCGTCGCGATGGAATATCTCATCGCGATCTACGATCGGATGTTCGGGCGTGTCGTGCCGGTACGTTTCGCCATGTTCGCTGCGATCGGCGCGCTGGGCGCGGGCGTGCATTTCCTTGTACTGGGGCCGTTGTTCAAGGAACTAGCGTTCGGCTTTCTCGTCTCGACCATCATCGCGACGATCGTGGCGATGACCTTCAACTTCTTCCTCAACAACGCGCTGACCTACCGTGACGGTCGCCTCAAGGGCGCGAAGCAATTGTTCGAAGGCTGGGTATCATTCTGTGCGGTTTGCGGCGTCGGTGCGATTGCCAATGTCGGTGTCGCCGCCTTTCTGTACGATGCACGGTCGGACACCTGGGCCTTTTCGGCGCTGGCGGGGATCATGGTCGGAGCGGTCTGGAACTACGCTCTGTCGTCGCGATTCACATGGGGGCGTTACTAG